Below is a window of Flavobacterium sp. CFS9 DNA.
CGGTTTAGTGGTAGAGTCCGTATTGATTCCAACAGAAACGAGAACAACAGCTTGTGTCTCAAGTCAGGTTGGGTGCAGTCTGGATTGTAATTTCTGTGCCACTTCACGATTAAAGAGAATGCGAAACCTGGAACCGGGAGAAATCTACGATCAGATTATTGCGATAGACAAAGAGAGCCGATTGTATCACAATCACCCACTTTCAAATATTGTTTTTATGGGAATGGGTGAGCCTTTGATGAATTACAACAACGTCATCAAAGCTATTGACATGGTTACCTCGCCGGAAGGATTAGGAATGTCACCAAAACGTATTATGGTTTCGACTTCCGGAATTCCGAAGATGATTAAAAAAATGGCCGATGATGAGGTGAAATTTAAACTGGCAGTTTCATTACACTCCGCTATAGACGAAACCCGTGCGCGAATCATGCCTTTCAGTAAAAATTTTCCGTTAAAAGATCTGCGTGAAGCTTTGGAATACTGGTACAGAAAAACTAAAAGTAAAATCTCGTACGAATATGTAGTCTGGAAAGGAATCAATGATGACAAAGCTTCGATTGATGCTTTGGTGAAATTTTGTAAATATGTTCCGTGTAAAGTCAATTTAATTGAATACAATCCAATTGATGATGGCGAGTTTCAACAAGCTTCAGAAGAATCAATTCTCGCTTATATAAAAGCTTTAGAAAATATAGGAGTAGTGGTAAAAGTACGCCGAAGCCGTGGAAAAGATATTGATGCTGCTTGCGGGCAATTGGCCAATAAAGAAGGATAATTTTTTAGAGCCTGTTTAAAATTTATTTTTGAGGTTTATTATCAAAGGATTTTCGAGCGAAACAAGGCAAATTTTTATAGAATAGCAACGCTACTGTATAAAAATTTAACGAAGTTGCAGCCGAAAATCATAATAAGAAAACCAACAAATAAATTTTAAACAGGCTCTTAATCTCAAAATAATAAAAAAGCATTAAAAACGAGAAATAACCTTGTTCTTAATGCTTTTTTTATGGACAAAAAGGCGCTTACTTTTTTAAATTAACTTCTTCGGTGACCCCATTTTTTGTTATTTTGACAAGGGAATCACAATCTCCGTTTCCATAATCAATAACGGCAGTAGCTCCGTTTTTGGTAATAGAAAGAACTCCTTTTACCGGATAAGCACTTTTACAAGCTGCTTTAAATTGAAGGGGAGTAGTGATTTCTGCAGTGTAGGTGTCTCCGTTAGGAAAAGTAGTTGACCCGCTTCCGGTTACAAGAAAAACATTGTCTTCCCAATTGAACCAGGTATCATAACCTTCCACCATTTCTTTTACCAGAGAACCTTTTCGGATGTAAATCTTTCCGTCGTCAAAAGTAACCGTCATATCGATTGTTGCAGTCAAAACCGGATGTGTTGTAGCAAAAAGA
It encodes the following:
- the rlmN gene encoding 23S rRNA (adenine(2503)-C(2))-methyltransferase RlmN, with the protein product MQMEKKDIRALTKDQLRDFFVANNDKAFRGNQVYEWLWSKGAHSFEDMTNVAKTTRTMLEENFVINHIKVDTMQRSSDGTVKNAVRLHDGLVVESVLIPTETRTTACVSSQVGCSLDCNFCATSRLKRMRNLEPGEIYDQIIAIDKESRLYHNHPLSNIVFMGMGEPLMNYNNVIKAIDMVTSPEGLGMSPKRIMVSTSGIPKMIKKMADDEVKFKLAVSLHSAIDETRARIMPFSKNFPLKDLREALEYWYRKTKSKISYEYVVWKGINDDKASIDALVKFCKYVPCKVNLIEYNPIDDGEFQQASEESILAYIKALENIGVVVKVRRSRGKDIDAACGQLANKEG